In the genome of Desulfovibrio desulfuricans, one region contains:
- the murD gene encoding UDP-N-acetylmuramoyl-L-alanine--D-glutamate ligase yields MALEKIRGKRITAGELAVVVGAGRSGLAAARLLRRAGARVRLLDSNLKAMTGRETLLAELTALGIDVQLGEHSAAQFEGAVFVVPSPGMPVARLEGLVDTQVSEILAEMELAWRYLDDEPVLAITGTSGKTTTASLAAAMLHEQGYAVFLGGNIGTPLSEYVLGSKKADVLVLEISSFQLQACTTFCPRAGILLNITPNHLDYHKDMAEYIEAKFRLFRGQDEDDLAVLGEDLHDLAMQYALKARKVFVKATDRFPHSCLMGAHNRINEEAAWQACRLFGVTEAAAARAVERFKPLPHRLERVRERGGVLYVNDSKCTTVSALQVALEAFDRPVRLLCGGKFKGGDLAGLADLLRAKVREVVLFGASREHFEKAWQGIVPISWYETMEPAVRFATANAKSGDVVLLAPATSSYDLYKNYEQRGEDFKRIVGMLS; encoded by the coding sequence ATGGCACTGGAGAAAATTCGAGGCAAACGTATTACGGCGGGCGAGCTGGCCGTGGTTGTTGGAGCGGGGCGCTCCGGTCTTGCGGCGGCCCGTTTGCTGCGCCGCGCCGGGGCCAGGGTGCGGCTGCTCGACAGTAACCTTAAGGCCATGACCGGCAGGGAAACCCTGTTGGCGGAGCTGACGGCCCTTGGCATTGACGTGCAGCTTGGCGAGCACTCTGCCGCGCAGTTTGAGGGCGCCGTCTTTGTGGTGCCCAGCCCTGGCATGCCGGTGGCCAGGCTTGAAGGGCTTGTGGATACGCAGGTTTCCGAAATTCTGGCTGAAATGGAGCTGGCCTGGCGGTATCTGGACGACGAGCCGGTGTTGGCTATTACGGGCACCAGCGGCAAAACCACTACGGCTTCGCTGGCGGCTGCCATGCTGCACGAGCAGGGCTACGCCGTATTTCTTGGCGGCAACATAGGCACGCCGCTTTCAGAGTACGTGCTTGGCAGCAAAAAGGCCGACGTACTCGTACTTGAAATTTCCAGCTTCCAGTTGCAGGCATGCACCACGTTTTGTCCGCGCGCGGGCATTCTGCTCAATATCACGCCCAACCATCTCGATTACCACAAGGACATGGCAGAATATATCGAGGCCAAGTTTCGTCTTTTCCGCGGTCAAGACGAAGATGATCTGGCCGTGCTTGGCGAGGATCTGCACGATCTTGCCATGCAGTACGCTCTCAAGGCCCGTAAGGTTTTTGTCAAGGCGACTGACCGCTTCCCCCACAGTTGCCTTATGGGCGCGCACAACCGCATCAATGAAGAAGCGGCCTGGCAGGCCTGCCGCCTGTTTGGCGTGACCGAAGCCGCCGCTGCGCGCGCGGTTGAGCGCTTCAAGCCTCTGCCGCACCGCCTTGAGCGGGTGCGCGAGCGGGGCGGCGTGTTGTACGTCAATGATTCCAAATGCACTACGGTATCGGCATTGCAGGTTGCGCTTGAAGCCTTTGACCGCCCGGTGCGGCTGCTTTGCGGCGGCAAGTTCAAGGGCGGCGATCTGGCTGGTCTTGCCGACCTGCTGCGCGCCAAGGTGCGCGAGGTGGTGCTGTTTGGGGCCAGCCGCGAGCACTTTGAAAAGGCCTGGCAGGGTATTGTGCCCATCAGCTGGTACGAAACAATGGAACCGGCCGTGCGCTTTGCGACCGCAAACGCCAAGAGCGGCGATGTGGTGCTGCTTGCACCCGCCACCTCAAGCTATGACCTGTACAAAAACTACGAACAGCGCGGCGAAGACTTTAAACGGATAGTGGGTATGCTGTCATGA
- the mraY gene encoding phospho-N-acetylmuramoyl-pentapeptide-transferase produces the protein MFYNIFVPLSSEWTVLNVFRYISFRSLAALLTALVLSILIGPRFIAWLRSLKCGQYIHEDVAAHACKAGTPTMGGLLMLFTLSISLLLWSDLNNAYIWQAVLVFAGFGAVGFWDDMTKLRHHKNKGISGKAKMAGQLMVACAAMVLLYINPDYSSKLTIPFFKEVTVDLGWFYLPFGVFVMVASSNAVNLTDGLDGLAIGPSIVACLVFSIFIYITGNARFAGYLLLPYMPGVGEVTVFCAALVGAGLGFLWFNAYPAQVFMGDVGSLSIGGVLGYLALLCKQELVLSVVGGLFVAETLSVILQVGYFRWTGGKRIFRMAPLHHHFELKGVPESKIIIRFWITSILLGLVALSVLKLR, from the coding sequence ATGTTTTATAATATTTTTGTCCCCCTTTCGTCCGAATGGACGGTACTCAACGTTTTTCGGTACATCAGCTTCCGCTCGTTGGCCGCGCTCCTCACTGCGCTTGTGCTTTCCATACTCATAGGCCCGCGCTTTATCGCCTGGCTGCGCAGCCTCAAGTGCGGCCAGTACATTCACGAAGACGTGGCAGCCCACGCCTGCAAGGCCGGTACGCCCACCATGGGCGGGTTGCTCATGCTGTTTACGCTCTCCATCAGCCTGCTGTTGTGGTCTGACCTCAATAATGCCTATATCTGGCAGGCTGTTCTGGTTTTTGCCGGTTTTGGGGCCGTGGGGTTCTGGGACGACATGACCAAGCTGCGGCACCACAAAAACAAGGGAATTTCGGGCAAGGCCAAAATGGCCGGGCAGCTCATGGTGGCTTGCGCCGCCATGGTGCTGCTGTATATCAACCCCGACTACAGCAGCAAGCTGACCATCCCTTTCTTTAAGGAGGTGACGGTCGATCTTGGCTGGTTTTACCTGCCCTTTGGGGTGTTTGTCATGGTGGCCTCTTCCAATGCGGTAAACCTTACTGACGGACTCGACGGCCTTGCCATCGGACCCTCCATCGTGGCCTGCCTGGTATTTTCCATATTCATCTACATTACAGGCAACGCCCGTTTTGCAGGATATTTGCTGCTGCCTTATATGCCCGGCGTGGGCGAAGTGACGGTTTTTTGCGCCGCGCTTGTGGGCGCAGGGTTGGGCTTTTTGTGGTTCAACGCCTATCCCGCCCAGGTGTTCATGGGCGATGTGGGCTCGCTTTCCATTGGCGGCGTACTCGGGTATCTGGCCCTGCTGTGCAAGCAGGAACTTGTACTCTCGGTGGTGGGCGGCCTTTTTGTGGCCGAAACCCTTTCCGTTATTCTTCAGGTGGGCTACTTTCGCTGGACAGGCGGCAAACGTATTTTTCGTATGGCACCCTTGCACCACCATTTTGAACTCAAGGGCGTGCCTGAATCAAAAATCATCATCCGGTTCTGGATAACTTCCATCCTTTTGGGTCTTGTGGCGCTTTCTGTTCTCAAGCTGCGTTAG
- a CDS encoding UDP-N-acetylmuramoyl-tripeptide--D-alanyl-D-alanine ligase, translating to MRLTYNEIAAHLGLSALDGDIALTAAITDSREAAPGALFVCIPGSRVDGHDFVPAAVALGASAVLASRPLPGAGVPVLVVEDTVKALGGIAALWRDKTRAKVVGVTGTAGKTTLKEVLAQVLAVRGKSAKNALNNNNQIGMPRAMLATDGDEDFWVMEAGISHEGDMEELSSVLRPDIGLILNVGAGHTEGLGKKGVAWHKSRLLTNLKPGGIGLVCADYPELVREARATGAELHFFSASGRAVEYRASYAGPAPAASAAADASAAAAGDAPDDRRGLYHLWLDGTRCVVTAPFRGEYGAENVIAVAAVAHKLGLSAAEIAQGLSQSSLPVQRFNQTRVGKWLFIDDTYNANPLSMRRMLDAAAERAAGRLFVPVLGEMLELGSQAAEEHEALGRHLADLKPAAIFWKGGHGENIRAGLTCGGYTGPWFEVYDAASFASAWAELSQGAFADCKTGGVALFKGSRGNRLECLLQTLTEPEAVRG from the coding sequence TTGCGCCTGACGTATAATGAAATAGCGGCCCATCTGGGCCTGAGCGCCCTTGACGGCGACATTGCGCTGACTGCCGCCATTACGGACAGTCGCGAAGCCGCGCCCGGGGCGCTGTTTGTCTGCATACCCGGCAGCCGGGTGGATGGGCACGACTTTGTACCTGCGGCCGTTGCGCTTGGCGCGTCGGCAGTGCTGGCCTCCCGGCCCCTGCCCGGCGCGGGGGTTCCCGTGCTGGTTGTGGAAGATACGGTCAAGGCCCTTGGCGGCATAGCCGCCCTGTGGCGCGACAAAACCCGCGCAAAGGTCGTGGGCGTGACCGGTACGGCGGGTAAGACCACGCTCAAGGAAGTGCTGGCGCAGGTGCTTGCCGTGCGCGGCAAAAGCGCCAAAAACGCCCTGAACAACAATAATCAGATCGGCATGCCCCGCGCCATGCTGGCCACCGACGGCGACGAAGATTTTTGGGTTATGGAGGCTGGCATCAGCCACGAGGGCGACATGGAAGAACTGTCGTCCGTACTCCGCCCCGACATTGGCCTTATCCTTAACGTGGGCGCCGGCCACACAGAGGGGCTGGGCAAAAAAGGCGTTGCCTGGCACAAATCGCGCTTGCTGACCAATCTGAAGCCAGGCGGCATTGGCCTTGTCTGCGCCGACTATCCCGAGCTTGTGCGCGAAGCCAGGGCAACCGGGGCGGAGCTGCATTTTTTCAGCGCCTCAGGCAGGGCGGTGGAGTACAGGGCGTCGTACGCGGGACCGGCCCCGGCAGCCAGCGCGGCGGCAGACGCCAGCGCTGCGGCGGCGGGTGACGCGCCCGATGACAGGCGCGGTCTGTACCACCTGTGGCTTGACGGCACGCGCTGCGTGGTTACGGCCCCCTTCAGGGGCGAGTACGGGGCGGAAAACGTCATTGCCGTGGCAGCAGTAGCCCACAAGCTGGGTCTGAGCGCAGCGGAGATTGCCCAGGGCCTTTCGCAAAGCAGTTTGCCCGTGCAGCGCTTTAACCAGACGCGCGTGGGCAAGTGGCTGTTTATCGACGACACGTACAACGCCAACCCGCTTTCCATGCGCCGCATGCTCGACGCGGCGGCAGAGCGGGCCGCCGGGCGGCTTTTTGTGCCGGTGCTCGGCGAGATGCTGGAGCTTGGCTCTCAGGCTGCGGAAGAGCACGAGGCGCTAGGACGGCACCTGGCCGACCTCAAGCCTGCAGCAATATTCTGGAAAGGCGGCCATGGCGAAAATATCCGCGCGGGGTTGACCTGCGGGGGCTATACAGGCCCATGGTTCGAGGTATATGACGCTGCGTCCTTTGCATCTGCATGGGCAGAGCTGTCCCAGGGGGCGTTTGCCGACTGCAAAACCGGGGGCGTGGCCTTGTTTAAGGGGTCGCGTGGCAACAGGCTTGAGTGCCTGCTGCAAACGCTGACCGAGCCTGAAGCCGTGCGGGGCTGA
- a CDS encoding UDP-N-acetylmuramoyl-L-alanyl-D-glutamate--2,6-diaminopimelate ligase, producing MEREFAALLEQCRRGGIEVRVDSRQVASGDIFVAVPGVNEDGARFIPAAVAAGASVVVCRPGGAEEAAALAGGCRVVHHSDPREALWRLAEARWRTSELPLKIVGVTGTNGKTTCSYLLEQLFAQAGHKLGVMGTVSYRWPGHSEAAPLTTPDALSVHAMLAAMAAAGVDVAVMEVSSHAIDQQRVCGVPFSGAAFTNLTQDHLDYHKNMESYFQVKARLFLELPRPDKAMAVNADDPWGRRLLELCPTALSFGLQKGALNKRHLWGELLSAGTEGCHMRMHLEGSKWELRSPLVGAFNASNLLAVQAVALEMGIEPEAFKSLESFTGVSGRLERVENPQGLNVFVDYAHTPDALENVLQALRGAGFKRVVTVFGCGGNRDRTKRPLMGEAVARWSDVAVLTSDNPRFEEPEAILQDVLPGLASAREVMVEVDRREATLKALKMLGKDDALLIAGKGHEDYQIIQGVKHHYSDQEVVREFLHCA from the coding sequence ATGGAACGGGAATTTGCGGCCCTTCTTGAGCAGTGCAGACGCGGCGGCATTGAGGTGCGCGTCGATTCACGGCAGGTTGCCTCCGGCGATATCTTTGTCGCCGTGCCCGGCGTTAATGAAGACGGGGCCCGTTTTATTCCCGCCGCAGTGGCCGCAGGGGCTTCGGTTGTCGTATGCCGCCCTGGCGGCGCCGAGGAGGCGGCCGCTCTTGCAGGCGGTTGCCGTGTCGTGCACCACAGCGATCCCCGCGAGGCGCTGTGGCGGCTTGCCGAGGCCCGCTGGCGCACCAGCGAACTGCCCCTCAAGATTGTTGGCGTTACCGGCACCAACGGCAAGACCACCTGCTCCTATCTGCTTGAGCAGCTGTTTGCCCAGGCAGGGCACAAGCTTGGCGTCATGGGCACGGTCAGCTACCGTTGGCCCGGCCATTCGGAGGCAGCCCCCCTCACCACGCCCGACGCGCTGAGCGTCCACGCCATGCTGGCCGCCATGGCCGCAGCGGGCGTAGATGTGGCGGTGATGGAGGTCTCCTCGCACGCCATCGATCAGCAGCGGGTGTGCGGCGTGCCGTTTTCGGGCGCGGCTTTTACCAATCTCACGCAGGACCATCTGGACTACCACAAGAACATGGAGAGCTATTTTCAGGTCAAGGCGCGCCTTTTCCTGGAATTGCCCCGCCCCGACAAGGCCATGGCCGTCAACGCCGACGACCCCTGGGGTCGCCGGCTGCTCGAGCTGTGCCCCACGGCGCTGTCGTTCGGTCTGCAGAAGGGCGCGCTGAACAAGCGCCACCTTTGGGGCGAGCTGCTCTCTGCCGGTACCGAGGGTTGCCATATGCGCATGCACCTTGAAGGCAGCAAGTGGGAGCTCCGCTCGCCGCTGGTGGGCGCGTTCAACGCTTCAAACCTGCTCGCGGTACAGGCTGTGGCCCTTGAAATGGGCATTGAACCCGAAGCCTTCAAATCTCTAGAAAGTTTTACAGGCGTGAGCGGCAGGCTTGAACGGGTAGAAAATCCTCAAGGACTTAACGTATTTGTTGATTACGCGCATACGCCGGACGCTCTCGAAAACGTGCTGCAGGCCCTGCGCGGGGCTGGATTCAAACGCGTTGTTACGGTATTTGGCTGCGGCGGCAACCGTGATCGCACCAAGCGTCCGCTCATGGGCGAGGCTGTGGCGCGCTGGTCCGACGTGGCGGTGCTCACCTCGGACAACCCGCGTTTTGAAGAGCCGGAGGCCATCTTGCAGGATGTGCTGCCCGGCCTTGCATCCGCCCGCGAGGTGATGGTTGAGGTCGACCGCCGCGAGGCCACCCTCAAGGCGCTGAAAATGCTCGGCAAGGACGATGCCTTGCTTATTGCAGGCAAGGGCCATGAGGATTATCAGATCATCCAGGGTGTCAAACACCATTACAGTGATCAGGAAGTAGTTAGGGAGTTTTTGCATTGCGCCTGA
- a CDS encoding penicillin-binding transpeptidase domain-containing protein, with translation MFKLSSTKRNVSSVAPSRPAKPQASRNVSADKIASSPSWMGNVDWARARIKLVVSIFCMLWVGLWARAWYLQMMEGPRLAERARRQHTATELVTGRRGMIFDRNGQVLARSVEAKSIYARPQDITDFQAMANTLGPILGMEPQKLYDDLAQTKRRFVWLKRKVDDYTAEAVRKANISGIGLSKEYDRVYPFKHMAGQLLGFVGLDDKGLEGLERSLDSRLGCIPTRQIVQRDAMGRRFYLHEEGQSEPVGQDLTLTIDMQMQFFVEEAVARTVREYDARWGGALVVDVASGEIMAWAQYPFFNPNNYKDFSPLVYRNRLAADALEPGSTFKPFVMAAAIQERKVTPNTLIDCEGGKWVTKNFTIRDTSRQGTLPASKVLRYSSNIGMAKIGLTLGAPTFYKYLHALGFGQRTGVPVSESRGILRIPRDWSEVDIMSTSFGQSISVTGLQMAQGYLTLLNNGVYKPLRLTRDDGAVDEVHPRVYSETAVREVMHMMRDVVEESDGTGKRARVDGIDVGGKTGTAQKADHRSGTYGSKRLASFVGFFPADKPKYFVMVMVDEPTRNQYGGVVAAPVFKEVASRMVTYTGMFNETKIAEAEKNAATGEGPAVKTRQRGLKVAAIDAPYVAEPRKLNAPQQADDSMRLPGHLAKASSKVPDVMGKSVRNAVELFARAGVVPELKGSGSRVVKQTPAPGVAWPEEGKNIEYILWLSER, from the coding sequence ATGTTCAAACTCAGCTCTACCAAGCGCAACGTATCCAGTGTTGCCCCCTCCCGTCCCGCCAAACCGCAGGCCAGCCGCAACGTATCGGCGGACAAGATCGCCTCGTCGCCTTCATGGATGGGCAATGTAGACTGGGCGCGCGCGCGCATCAAACTGGTTGTGAGCATCTTCTGCATGCTGTGGGTCGGGCTGTGGGCGCGGGCATGGTATCTTCAGATGATGGAAGGGCCGCGCCTTGCGGAGCGCGCCCGCAGGCAGCACACGGCCACAGAGCTGGTTACCGGGCGGCGCGGCATGATCTTTGACCGCAATGGTCAGGTGCTTGCCCGCAGCGTAGAGGCAAAGTCCATTTACGCCCGTCCGCAGGACATCACCGATTTTCAGGCCATGGCCAATACCCTCGGCCCCATCCTGGGCATGGAGCCGCAAAAGCTCTACGACGATCTGGCGCAGACCAAGCGCCGCTTTGTATGGCTCAAGCGCAAGGTTGACGACTACACCGCCGAGGCGGTGCGCAAGGCCAACATCAGCGGTATCGGCCTGAGCAAGGAATATGATCGCGTTTACCCCTTCAAGCACATGGCGGGGCAGCTGCTCGGCTTTGTTGGCCTGGACGACAAGGGCCTTGAAGGCCTTGAGCGCTCGCTTGACTCGCGCCTGGGGTGCATACCCACCCGCCAGATAGTGCAGCGCGACGCCATGGGCCGCCGCTTTTACCTGCACGAAGAAGGGCAGAGCGAGCCGGTGGGGCAGGATCTGACCCTCACCATCGACATGCAGATGCAGTTTTTTGTTGAAGAAGCCGTGGCGCGCACCGTGCGTGAATACGACGCGCGATGGGGCGGAGCGCTGGTGGTGGACGTGGCCTCGGGCGAAATAATGGCCTGGGCGCAGTACCCGTTTTTTAACCCCAACAACTACAAGGACTTCTCTCCGCTGGTGTACCGCAACAGGTTGGCCGCCGATGCCCTTGAGCCGGGTTCGACGTTCAAGCCCTTTGTGATGGCCGCCGCCATTCAGGAACGCAAGGTCACGCCCAACACCCTTATTGACTGCGAGGGCGGCAAGTGGGTGACCAAAAACTTCACCATCCGCGATACCTCGCGTCAGGGAACCCTGCCTGCGTCCAAGGTGCTGCGCTATTCGTCCAACATCGGCATGGCCAAAATAGGCCTGACGCTGGGCGCGCCCACATTTTACAAATATCTGCACGCACTGGGCTTTGGGCAGCGCACGGGCGTGCCCGTGTCCGAGAGCCGGGGCATCCTGCGCATCCCGCGCGACTGGAGCGAAGTAGACATCATGTCCACCTCGTTTGGGCAAAGTATTTCCGTCACCGGGCTGCAGATGGCTCAGGGCTACCTGACGCTGCTCAACAACGGCGTGTACAAGCCCCTGCGCCTTACCCGCGACGACGGGGCTGTTGATGAAGTGCACCCCCGCGTGTACTCCGAAACCGCCGTGCGCGAAGTCATGCACATGATGCGCGACGTTGTTGAAGAAAGCGACGGTACCGGCAAGCGCGCCCGCGTGGACGGCATTGACGTGGGCGGCAAAACCGGTACGGCACAGAAGGCAGACCATCGGTCGGGTACATACGGCAGCAAGCGTCTGGCTTCATTTGTGGGCTTTTTCCCTGCCGACAAGCCCAAGTATTTTGTGATGGTCATGGTGGATGAACCCACGCGCAACCAGTACGGCGGCGTTGTGGCCGCCCCTGTGTTCAAGGAAGTGGCTTCGCGCATGGTGACCTACACGGGCATGTTTAATGAAACAAAGATCGCCGAGGCGGAAAAGAACGCCGCAACCGGCGAAGGCCCGGCCGTCAAAACGCGGCAGCGCGGCCTCAAGGTTGCCGCCATCGACGCTCCGTATGTTGCCGAACCCAGAAAGCTGAACGCGCCGCAACAGGCTGACGACAGCATGCGCCTGCCCGGACATCTGGCCAAGGCCAGCAGCAAGGTGCCGGACGTGATGGGCAAGTCGGTTCGCAACGCGGTAGAGCTTTTTGCGCGCGCCGGTGTAGTGCCCGAGCTCAAGGGATCGGGCAGCAGGGTGGTCAAGCAAACCCCTGCGCCGGGCGTGGCCTGGCCTGAAGAAGGCAAAAATATCGAATACATTCTCTGGCTTTCCGAACGGTAA
- the rsmH gene encoding 16S rRNA (cytosine(1402)-N(4))-methyltransferase RsmH yields MTEILHQNTEPVRHVPVLPAETLEALAPHAGGRYLDGTLGLGGHASAVLGTASDIELCGLDRDEEAMALARQRLAPFGNRAHFFHCNYSEFADPLATLGWDKIDGALLDIGVSSLQLDEAERGFSFHGDGPLDMRMDQNSGQPSAWHWVNRESFAKLKECIAMLGEEPQAGRIARVIVEARQKASIDTTAELAALVEKAYPAAWRAKARRHPATRTFQALRMAVNDELGELRRFLDAILAYLPIGGRLAVITFHSLEDRIVKHAMRHWAEGCRCPRHLPVCVCHHQPEVRILFKKPVTATPEEQAVNPRSSSAKLRAVEKIAEAAGS; encoded by the coding sequence ATGACGGAAATTTTACATCAAAATACTGAACCTGTGCGGCATGTGCCGGTCTTGCCTGCGGAAACGCTCGAAGCCCTCGCCCCGCATGCGGGCGGTCGCTATCTTGACGGCACCCTCGGGCTGGGCGGGCACGCCTCGGCAGTGCTTGGCACGGCCAGCGACATTGAGCTGTGCGGCCTTGACCGGGATGAGGAAGCCATGGCCCTGGCCCGGCAGCGTTTGGCCCCCTTTGGCAACAGGGCGCACTTTTTTCACTGCAATTACAGCGAGTTTGCCGATCCGCTGGCAACGCTTGGCTGGGACAAGATAGACGGAGCGCTGTTGGACATAGGCGTGTCGTCGCTGCAGCTCGACGAGGCGGAGCGCGGTTTCAGCTTTCATGGCGACGGGCCGCTCGATATGCGCATGGACCAGAATTCCGGCCAGCCCTCCGCGTGGCACTGGGTAAACCGCGAGAGTTTTGCCAAGCTTAAGGAATGCATCGCCATGCTGGGTGAAGAGCCTCAGGCTGGCCGCATTGCCCGCGTTATTGTCGAGGCTCGGCAAAAGGCCAGCATAGACACCACCGCCGAGCTGGCGGCGCTGGTCGAAAAGGCCTATCCCGCCGCCTGGCGGGCCAAGGCCCGCCGTCACCCAGCTACGCGCACTTTTCAGGCCCTGCGCATGGCCGTTAACGACGAGCTGGGCGAGCTGCGGCGATTTTTGGACGCCATCCTCGCCTATCTGCCCATTGGCGGCAGGCTTGCCGTAATCACCTTTCATTCGCTTGAAGACCGCATAGTCAAACATGCCATGCGCCACTGGGCCGAGGGCTGCCGCTGCCCGCGCCATTTGCCGGTGTGCGTGTGCCACCATCAGCCCGAGGTGCGCATCCTATTCAAAAAGCCCGTAACCGCCACGCCCGAAGAGCAGGCGGTCAACCCCCGCTCCAGCAGCGCAAAGCTGCGCGCGGTGGAAAAGATAGCCGAGGCTGCCGGATCATGA
- a CDS encoding division/cell wall cluster transcriptional repressor MraZ yields MKKLFTKSLSRSLDPKGRLMLPPEYRDGLTADGGSGMFWLTAFYGRLVAYMPADWDLVTEQLSKIPMPSPRLSHFKTKVMGLAQELEPDAQGRVRIPQVLMREAGLHKDVMLVGMLNKFEIWDQDSFNALPLEDVSEELTALGINLSL; encoded by the coding sequence GTGAAAAAACTGTTCACTAAAAGCCTTTCCCGCAGCCTAGACCCCAAGGGGCGACTCATGCTGCCGCCGGAATACCGCGATGGACTGACCGCGGACGGCGGCTCTGGCATGTTTTGGCTTACCGCTTTTTACGGACGGCTTGTTGCCTATATGCCCGCCGACTGGGATCTGGTCACGGAGCAGCTCAGCAAAATTCCCATGCCTTCGCCCCGGCTCTCGCACTTCAAGACAAAGGTCATGGGCCTTGCCCAGGAGCTTGAACCCGACGCTCAGGGGCGCGTGCGCATCCCTCAGGTGCTCATGCGCGAGGCGGGCCTGCACAAGGATGTGATGCTGGTGGGCATGCTGAACAAATTTGAAATATGGGATCAGGACAGCTTCAATGCACTGCCGCTTGAGGATGTGTCCGAAGAACTCACCGCACTTGGCATAAATCTCAGTTTGTAG
- the pyk gene encoding pyruvate kinase, with the protein MRTKIVATIGPASNSKEKLHELAEAGVSVFRLNFSHGGAADFVNIIKSIREVEAALGRPITIMQDLSGPKIRLGVLPETSITVTKGMELLLGPTDKHTDEFPYLPFDHDVILESLEPGDRMVLADGGLQFVVTERRADGLVLLTADNSGIVTSRKGLALPGKATKVRALTEKDKKDLADGLKLGVDAVAISYVQTADDVREAKELIAAAGKRLPVVVKLERQSAVDNLAEILHETDVVMVARGDLGVECPLPLLPSLQKRIISACNKASKPVIVATQMLLSMVNSPAPTRAETTDVANAVLDGADCVMLSEETAMGNFPVETVRYMRRITDEAEHLLLLNRKLEEPDSDKGIPEFLAYSACLLADKASAKAIVSHSLTGSSARQVSARRPPQDIYALTPDPVSIKALNFVWGVKPIFVENPQDEPSHLIRAESFIHNSTDFDPEDCAVITAGQVKGSSTTPRGTNLVKIYWK; encoded by the coding sequence ATGAGAACAAAAATTGTCGCTACTATCGGTCCCGCTTCCAACAGCAAAGAAAAACTTCATGAACTGGCCGAGGCCGGGGTCAGCGTATTCCGCCTCAACTTTTCACACGGCGGCGCGGCAGATTTTGTCAATATCATCAAGAGTATCCGCGAGGTTGAAGCCGCACTGGGGCGGCCCATCACCATTATGCAGGACCTTTCCGGCCCCAAGATCCGCCTTGGCGTGCTGCCCGAAACCAGCATCACGGTGACCAAGGGCATGGAGCTGCTGCTCGGCCCCACCGACAAGCACACCGACGAATTTCCCTACCTGCCCTTTGACCACGACGTTATCCTTGAAAGCCTGGAACCGGGCGACCGCATGGTGCTGGCCGACGGCGGTCTGCAGTTTGTGGTAACCGAACGGCGCGCCGACGGGCTTGTGCTGCTCACGGCCGACAACTCGGGCATTGTCACCTCGCGCAAGGGTCTGGCCCTGCCGGGCAAGGCCACCAAGGTGCGGGCCCTGACTGAAAAGGACAAAAAAGACCTCGCGGACGGCCTCAAGCTGGGCGTGGACGCCGTGGCCATTTCGTACGTGCAGACGGCGGACGACGTGCGCGAAGCCAAAGAGCTGATCGCGGCCGCAGGCAAAAGACTGCCCGTGGTGGTAAAGCTTGAACGCCAGAGCGCCGTGGACAATCTGGCCGAGATTCTGCACGAGACCGACGTTGTCATGGTGGCTCGCGGAGACCTTGGCGTGGAGTGCCCCCTGCCCCTGCTGCCCTCCCTGCAAAAGCGCATCATCAGCGCCTGCAACAAGGCTTCGAAGCCGGTTATCGTGGCCACGCAGATGCTGCTCTCCATGGTCAACAGCCCCGCCCCCACCCGTGCGGAAACCACGGACGTGGCCAACGCCGTGCTTGACGGCGCAGACTGCGTGATGCTGTCGGAAGAAACCGCCATGGGGAACTTCCCCGTCGAGACCGTACGCTACATGCGGCGCATCACCGACGAGGCCGAGCACCTGCTGCTGCTCAACCGCAAGCTTGAAGAACCCGACAGCGACAAGGGCATACCCGAATTTTTGGCGTATTCCGCCTGCCTGCTGGCCGACAAGGCTTCGGCCAAGGCAATTGTTTCGCACAGCCTCACGGGCAGCTCGGCCCGGCAGGTTTCTGCCCGCCGCCCCCCGCAGGACATTTACGCGCTTACACCCGACCCCGTTTCCATCAAGGCGCTCAACTTTGTCTGGGGCGTCAAACCCATATTTGTTGAAAATCCGCAGGACGAGCCCAGTCACCTTATCCGGGCCGAAAGCTTTATCCACAACAGCACGGACTTTGATCCGGAGGACTGTGCGGTTATCACTGCAGGTCAGGTCAAGGGGTCTTCAACCACCCCGCGCGGAACTAACCTTGTAAAAATTTACTGGAAGTAG